The following coding sequences are from one Eucalyptus grandis isolate ANBG69807.140 chromosome 11, ASM1654582v1, whole genome shotgun sequence window:
- the LOC104427948 gene encoding proline-rich protein 13 produces the protein MGRTSFATLMLCAALASALVGYSGSASLQQPTPSLMPLPLPLPPPQRPQPLCASQFALVNHACSMIMPKPAPPPAPPSPPLTPPGPLPPPPCPDDESQRGHGHGHGHHNRTCQEHRRGHGHHHRHQHGRHGDEPSPAEQDCCKWLKEVDSECVCDLLVRLPSFLTRPIHVYTVTVPDLCNVTFFCGGRLHP, from the coding sequence ATGGGAAGGACTAGCTTCGCCACATTGATGCTCTGTGCGGCGCTAGCGTCGGCACTCGTGGGCTATTCGGGCAGCGCCTCCTTGCAACAGCCGACGCCGAGCTTGATGCCGTTGCCGCTCCCGTTGCCACCGCCGCAACGCCCCCAACCGCTCTGCGCCTCCCAGTTCGCCCTTGTGAATCATGCCTGCTCTATGATTATGCCGAAACCAGCGCCCCCTCCAGCTCCCCCGTCCCCACCTCTAACCCCGCCCGGCCCACTGCCTCCACCGCCCTGCCCCGACGATGAAAGCCAGCGTGGGCATGGGCACGGGCATGGGCACCACAACCGGACTTGTCAGGAGCATCGACGTGGGCACGGACACCACCACAGGCACCAGCATGGTCGGCACGGAGACGAGCCTTCCCCGGCAGAGCAAGACTGCTGCAAGTGGCTGAAGGAGGTGGACTCGGAGTGCGTGTGTGACTTGCTGGTCCGCCTGCCCTCGTTCTTGACCCGGCCAATTCATGTGTACACCGTAACTGTGCCCGACTTGTGCAACGTCACTTTCTTCTGCGGCGGGAGACTCCATCCGTAA